In Chitinophaga sp. HK235, a single window of DNA contains:
- a CDS encoding murein L,D-transpeptidase catalytic domain family protein, with product MNLKVKKFFKPLIFIVTISLFVFLITTLTSAEKNPASAQRNLIPAVNDSLEEESLYDSMRLDTTGLSREAFENAIQGYDHLEEKGRIKNPDILSIIDFSLPSSKKRLFVIDLKNKLLLFNTLVSHGRNSGTLVANTFSNKSNSYKSSLGFYVTGDTYSGEHGYSLRLIGEEAGINDNALSRGIVMHSAAYVNEALIKSQGYIGRSLGCPAIPENVHRKVIERIRNGTVLFFYSPDKYYSMHTQMLAKDSINS from the coding sequence GTGAATTTGAAAGTGAAGAAGTTTTTTAAACCGTTAATTTTTATTGTAACAATTAGTCTTTTTGTATTCCTGATTACCACGCTTACCTCTGCGGAAAAAAATCCTGCCAGCGCCCAACGCAACCTTATACCGGCGGTGAATGATTCATTGGAGGAAGAAAGCCTCTACGACAGTATGCGGCTCGATACCACAGGACTCTCCAGAGAAGCATTTGAGAATGCCATACAGGGCTACGACCACCTGGAAGAAAAAGGACGCATCAAAAATCCGGACATCCTTTCCATCATCGACTTTTCGCTGCCATCCAGCAAAAAGCGTTTGTTCGTGATTGACCTGAAAAACAAACTCCTGCTATTTAATACGTTGGTATCCCATGGCCGGAACTCCGGTACCCTGGTGGCCAATACTTTCTCCAACAAAAGCAACAGCTATAAAAGCAGCCTGGGATTTTATGTCACCGGCGACACTTATAGTGGAGAGCATGGCTACTCGCTGCGCCTGATCGGAGAAGAAGCCGGCATCAACGACAACGCCCTCAGCAGAGGTATTGTAATGCATAGTGCTGCTTATGTCAACGAAGCCCTGATCAAAAGCCAGGGATATATCGGCCGCAGCCTTGGATGCCCTGCCATTCCGGAAAACGTTCACCGCAAAGTGATTGAACGCATCCGCAACGGCACCGTTCTCTTTTTCTACAGCCCGGATAAATATTATTCCATGCACACCCAGATGCTGGCCAAAGACAGTATCAACAGTTAA
- a CDS encoding DUF885 family protein: MKKQYLIIIPFLFFFLRASAGTGEPVKELIQQVAADVEDLNKVYIFRYSPEYFGRLRNYYGQTLDKLKALSFASLTTEEQVDYILLKRKVTQELQQIDENELLYKSLQPVIPFGPAIMTMQVNRRRGDNPDVPGIVAALATVQQQIGSARTTLQQKNTLTPTAARRAADIVNDLRSGLKNVYTFYYGYEPAFTKQVKQPYQQTDLLLEQYARFLSQDLADKSDKTLDASGIKGTPIGREALIAQLQYEMIPYSPEELVEMANKEFAWCDAEMLKASAALGFGKDWKKALEKVKENHVAPGKQPALIHRLADEAIKFVEDSNLVTVPPLAKEAWRMFMLSKEQQRFAPFFLGGESILVAYPTEDMDEATRAMSLRSNNYAFAHATVFHELIPGHNLQGFMNKRNKPYRRMFSTPFSVEGWALYWEMLLWNKNFHSTPEEKVGALFWRMHRCARIIFSLNYHLRKWTPQQCIDFLVDRVGHERFSATSEVRRSFEGDYGPLYQIAYMMGGLQLRALHHELIDSGKMTELQLHDAFLQENAIPIEMFRAIITRQALTPDFRTQWRFADQLLRQ, translated from the coding sequence ATGAAAAAACAATATTTGATCATTATCCCTTTCCTCTTTTTTTTCCTGCGTGCCAGTGCTGGCACAGGAGAGCCTGTTAAAGAGCTGATACAGCAGGTTGCGGCCGATGTAGAGGATCTGAACAAGGTATATATCTTCCGGTACAGCCCGGAGTATTTCGGGCGTTTGCGCAATTATTACGGGCAAACCCTGGATAAGCTGAAAGCCTTGTCTTTTGCATCGCTGACAACAGAAGAGCAGGTGGATTATATCCTGCTGAAAAGGAAAGTAACGCAGGAGCTGCAGCAAATTGATGAAAACGAGCTGTTGTACAAGAGCCTGCAACCTGTGATACCGTTTGGGCCCGCTATTATGACCATGCAGGTCAACCGCCGCCGGGGCGATAACCCCGACGTGCCCGGGATAGTGGCTGCGCTGGCTACTGTACAGCAACAGATCGGTAGTGCCAGAACTACACTGCAACAGAAAAACACACTCACGCCCACCGCCGCCCGCAGAGCTGCCGATATCGTAAACGACCTGCGCAGCGGACTCAAAAACGTATACACTTTTTATTATGGTTATGAACCGGCTTTTACGAAGCAGGTAAAACAACCTTATCAGCAAACGGATTTATTGCTGGAACAATATGCCCGTTTTCTCAGCCAGGATCTGGCAGATAAAAGCGATAAAACACTGGATGCCTCCGGTATCAAAGGCACGCCTATCGGAAGAGAAGCATTGATCGCACAGCTGCAGTATGAAATGATTCCCTATTCTCCCGAAGAACTGGTGGAGATGGCCAACAAAGAATTTGCCTGGTGTGATGCTGAGATGCTGAAAGCTTCTGCAGCGCTGGGTTTTGGTAAAGACTGGAAAAAAGCGCTGGAGAAAGTAAAAGAGAATCATGTGGCGCCAGGTAAGCAGCCTGCGCTGATACATCGCCTGGCGGATGAAGCCATCAAATTTGTGGAAGACAGCAACCTGGTAACGGTGCCACCACTGGCCAAAGAAGCATGGCGCATGTTTATGCTCAGTAAAGAACAGCAGCGTTTTGCACCTTTCTTCCTGGGTGGGGAATCCATTCTGGTGGCTTATCCTACCGAAGACATGGATGAAGCCACCAGGGCCATGAGCCTGCGCAGCAATAACTATGCTTTCGCCCATGCCACCGTGTTTCATGAACTGATACCCGGCCACAACCTGCAGGGTTTTATGAACAAACGCAACAAACCTTATCGCCGTATGTTCAGCACGCCATTCTCCGTAGAGGGGTGGGCGTTATACTGGGAGATGCTGTTATGGAATAAAAATTTTCATAGCACGCCTGAAGAGAAGGTAGGGGCGCTGTTCTGGCGCATGCACCGTTGCGCCCGCATTATCTTCTCCCTGAATTATCACCTGAGAAAATGGACACCACAGCAATGTATTGATTTCCTGGTAGACCGTGTAGGGCATGAACGTTTCAGCGCTACTTCCGAAGTACGCCGTTCGTTTGAAGGCGATTACGGGCCTTTGTATCAGATTGCCTATATGATGGGTGGCCTGCAGTTGCGCGCCCTGCATCACGAACTGATCGATAGCGGTAAGATGACAGAGCTGCAGTTACACGATGCTTTCCTGCAGGAGAACGCTATCCCGATAGAGATGTTCCGTGCTATCATCACCAGGCAGGCCCTGACACCCGATTTCAGGACTCAATGGCGTTTTGCGGACCAGTTGTTGCGGCAATAA
- a CDS encoding murein L,D-transpeptidase, protein MRYLILFGVLIYILAGCSSPSAPDESKVKKVVAAVVITPRNTAITQNNAYNYLFLDSAALADFIVKYQLNDTVANQMRSFYNARNYEFAWVDSSGLTEEAAAFRSLFNYSKDTSGDKPLNAKLDRLLEEDSMHVKATDPDMIKTELMLTWRLVRYFRKMDGDFSALENMVPMRKYEIMEMTDSMLQADNKLYPVVAAMKPALQKYRDIVQKGGWPMVDTSHRHLKKGQSSPEIIGIKKRLALTGELSQNDSTNEFTEELETAVNRFRNEHGYTENGIINDTVVHAMNVPAKDRLQQLLINMQRMKWMPASPEGKLILVNIPAFMLHVTNSGTKVFDMPIVVGKEGHSTTMFYGQLNQVVFSPYWNIPRSIVRKEILPAISRNPNYLARKNMEIIGHVNGLPVIRQRPGAKNALGRVKFLFPNSFNIYFHDTPEKRLFSRDNRAYSHGCIRLKDPVTMARFILEDSPEWTDEKIDAAMNAGKQRYVAVKHPVPVIITYFTAWVDDGTLHMVPDVYDHDSIMKQKMF, encoded by the coding sequence ATGAGATACCTAATCCTGTTTGGCGTGTTGATATACATCCTGGCAGGCTGCAGTTCACCCTCCGCCCCGGATGAGTCTAAAGTGAAAAAAGTGGTGGCCGCTGTTGTGATCACACCGAGAAACACAGCGATCACACAAAATAATGCCTATAACTACCTTTTCCTTGACAGTGCCGCCCTGGCAGATTTTATAGTCAAATATCAGCTGAATGATACTGTTGCCAACCAGATGCGGAGCTTTTACAACGCCCGTAACTATGAGTTTGCCTGGGTAGACAGCAGCGGGCTCACCGAAGAGGCAGCCGCTTTCCGCAGTCTGTTCAACTATAGTAAAGATACCAGCGGTGATAAACCGCTGAACGCCAAGCTGGACCGTCTTCTGGAAGAAGATAGTATGCATGTGAAAGCCACCGACCCCGATATGATAAAAACAGAGCTGATGCTCACCTGGCGGCTGGTACGTTATTTCCGGAAAATGGATGGTGATTTTTCAGCGCTGGAGAATATGGTGCCTATGCGGAAGTATGAGATCATGGAAATGACCGATTCTATGCTGCAGGCTGATAACAAGCTGTATCCTGTTGTGGCAGCCATGAAACCGGCGCTGCAAAAGTACCGTGATATCGTCCAAAAGGGTGGGTGGCCTATGGTGGACACATCACACAGGCATCTAAAAAAAGGTCAGTCATCTCCCGAAATTATTGGTATCAAAAAACGGCTGGCCCTCACAGGAGAACTATCCCAAAATGACAGTACCAATGAGTTTACGGAAGAACTGGAAACAGCGGTCAACCGGTTTCGTAACGAACACGGATATACGGAGAACGGTATCATCAATGATACGGTGGTCCATGCTATGAATGTACCGGCAAAAGACCGTCTGCAACAGCTGCTGATCAATATGCAGCGGATGAAATGGATGCCGGCCTCTCCTGAAGGAAAACTGATACTGGTGAATATTCCCGCTTTTATGCTGCATGTTACCAATAGCGGGACAAAAGTGTTTGATATGCCTATTGTGGTAGGAAAGGAAGGGCATAGTACGACCATGTTCTATGGTCAGTTAAATCAGGTGGTGTTCAGCCCATACTGGAATATCCCCCGCAGTATTGTGCGTAAGGAAATATTGCCTGCCATCAGCAGAAATCCTAATTATCTGGCGCGGAAGAATATGGAAATAATCGGTCATGTAAACGGACTGCCGGTGATCCGGCAACGGCCAGGGGCAAAGAATGCGCTGGGACGGGTGAAATTTCTGTTTCCCAACAGTTTTAATATCTACTTCCATGATACGCCGGAAAAACGGCTGTTTAGCCGCGATAACCGCGCCTACAGCCATGGCTGCATCCGTTTGAAGGACCCGGTAACCATGGCCCGGTTCATTCTGGAAGACTCGCCCGAATGGACCGATGAAAAAATAGATGCCGCCATGAATGCCGGCAAACAAAGGTATGTGGCGGTGAAACATCCGGTACCGGTGATCATTACTTATTTCACCGCCTGGGTAGATGATGGCACACTACACATGGTGCCCGACGTGTATGACCACGACTCGATCATGAAACAGAAAATGTTTTAA